A single window of Symphalangus syndactylus isolate Jambi chromosome 4, NHGRI_mSymSyn1-v2.1_pri, whole genome shotgun sequence DNA harbors:
- the LOC129480830 gene encoding FXYD domain-containing ion transport regulator 6-like, with the protein MEVGLIFLCSLLALIVLASAAEKEKEIDPFHYDYQTLRIRGLVCAVVHFSVGILLILGCRCKCSFNQKPRTPGEEEVQVDNLITANATKLQKAES; encoded by the coding sequence ATGGAGGTGGGGCTGATCTTTCTATGCAGCCTGTTGGCCCTCATTGTCCTGGCCAGTGCAgctgagaaggaaaaggaaattgaccctttTCATTATGACTACCAGACCCTAAGGATTCGGGGGTTGGTATGTGCTGTGGTCCACTTCTCCGTTGGGATCCTCCTTATCCTAGGTTGCAGATGCAAGTGCAGTTTCAATCAGAAGCCCAGGACCCCAGGGGAGGAGGAAGTCCAGGTGGACAACCTCATCACTGCAAACGCAACAAAACTCCAGAAAGCAGAGAGCTGA
- the LOC129480832 gene encoding eukaryotic translation initiation factor 3 subunit L-like yields MYSHVPECQLTTYYYVGFAYLMMCRYQDGIWVFANILLYIQRTKNMFQRTTYKYEMINKQNKHMHALLAITLMMHPMSIDESIHLQLQEKYGDKMLHMQKGVPQVYEELFSYFCPKFLSPVVPNYDNVHPNYHKEPFLQQLKVFSDEVQQQAQLSTICSFLKLYTTPVAKLAGFLDLTEQEFRIQFPVFKHKMKNQVWTSGITTLDDEFQSASEVDFYIDKDMIHITDTKVARCYGNFFTCQIHKFEELNRTLKKMGHRP; encoded by the coding sequence ATGTATTCCCATGTGCCAGAGTGCCAGCTCACCACATACTATTACGTTGGGTTTGCATATTTGATGATGTGTCGCTACCAGGATGGCATCTGGGTCTTTGCCAACATCCTCCTCTACATCCAGAGGACCAAGAACATGTTCCAGAGGACCACATACAAGTATGAGATGATTAACAAGCAGAATAAGCACATGCATGCGCTGCTGGCCATTACCCTCATGATGCACCCCATGAGTATCGATGAGAGCATTCACCTCCAGCTGCAGGAGAAATACGGGGACAAGATGCTGCACATGCAGAAAGGTGTCCCACAAGTCTATGAAGAACTTTTCAGTTACTTCTGCCCCAAATTCCTGTCGCCTGTAGTGCCCAACTATGATAATGTGCACCCCAACTACCATAAAGAGCCCTTCCTGCAGCAGCTGAAGGTGTTTTCTGATGAAGTACAACAGCAGGCCCAGCTTTCAACCATCTGCAGCTTCCTCAAGCTCTACACCACGCCTGTGGCCAAGCTGGCTGGCTTCCTGGACCTCACAGAGCAGGAGTTCAGGATCCAGTTTCCTGTCTTCAAACACAAGATGAAGAACCAGGTGTGGACCAGCGGCATCACAACCCTGGATGATGAATTTCAGTCAGCCTCAGAGGTTGACTTCTACATTGATAAGGACATGATCCACATCACGGACACCAAGGTCGCCAGGTGCTATGGGAATTTCTTTACCTGTCAGATCCACAAATTCGAGGAGCTTAATCGAACCCTGAAGAAGATGGGACACAGACCCTGA